The following are encoded together in the Streptococcus oralis genome:
- a CDS encoding YjjG family noncanonical pyrimidine nucleotidase, with translation MPYKFLLFDLDHTLLDFDAAEDVALTQLLKEEGVADIQVYKEYYVPMNKALWKDLEQKKISKQELINTRFSRLFAHFGQEEDGRLLAQRYQFFLAQQGQTLSGAHELLDCLIERDYDLYAATNGITAIQTGRLAQSGLAPYFNQVFISEQLQTQKPDALFYEKIGQEIAGFDKEKALMIGDSLTADIQGGNNAGIDTIWYNPHHLENHTQAQPTYEVHSYQDLLDCLDAM, from the coding sequence ATGCCCTACAAATTTCTACTCTTCGATCTTGACCATACTCTTCTTGATTTTGATGCTGCTGAGGATGTGGCTTTGACGCAACTTCTAAAGGAAGAAGGAGTTGCGGATATTCAAGTCTATAAAGAATACTACGTTCCTATGAACAAGGCTCTTTGGAAGGACTTGGAGCAAAAGAAAATCAGTAAACAAGAACTGATTAACACGCGCTTTTCTCGTTTATTTGCCCATTTTGGACAGGAGGAAGACGGTAGGTTACTTGCTCAGCGTTACCAGTTTTTTCTAGCCCAGCAAGGACAAACCCTTTCGGGAGCTCATGAACTTTTGGACTGTCTCATTGAGCGTGATTATGACTTGTATGCTGCGACAAATGGCATTACTGCCATTCAGACAGGGCGTTTGGCTCAATCTGGTCTGGCTCCCTATTTCAACCAAGTCTTTATCTCTGAACAGTTGCAAACACAAAAGCCTGATGCACTATTCTATGAAAAAATCGGTCAAGAGATTGCTGGATTTGATAAAGAAAAGGCACTGATGATTGGAGATTCCCTAACAGCTGACATTCAAGGTGGCAATAATGCTGGCATAGATACTATCTGGTACAACCCTCATCACCTTGAAAATCACACACAAGCCCAGCCAACTTATGAAGTCCATTCTTACCAAGACTTACTAGATTGTTTGGATGCTATGTAG
- a CDS encoding uracil-DNA glycosylase yields MQHSSWHALIKEQLPEGYFGKINQFMEQVYAQGTVYPSKEKVFQALLTTPLEEVKVVILGQDPYHGPGQAQGLSFSVPDSIPAPPSLQNILKELSDDIGVKKSHDLTAWAEQGVLLLNACLTVPAGQANGHAGQIWEPFTDAVIRVVNNLDRPIVFVLWGAYARKKKALVTNPHHLIIESAHPSPLSVYRGFWGSKPFSKANAFLKEIGQEPIDWLR; encoded by the coding sequence ATGCAACACTCATCTTGGCATGCTTTGATTAAGGAGCAATTACCTGAGGGGTATTTTGGGAAAATCAATCAATTTATGGAGCAGGTCTATGCTCAGGGAACTGTTTATCCATCTAAGGAGAAGGTTTTTCAGGCTCTCTTGACTACACCGCTTGAAGAGGTTAAGGTGGTGATTCTAGGGCAAGACCCCTATCACGGGCCAGGTCAGGCGCAGGGCTTGAGTTTTTCTGTACCTGACTCTATCCCAGCGCCACCGTCCTTGCAAAACATCTTGAAAGAATTGTCAGATGACATCGGCGTTAAGAAATCCCATGATTTGACGGCTTGGGCTGAGCAGGGAGTCTTACTTCTCAATGCTTGCTTGACGGTCCCTGCTGGTCAGGCCAATGGTCATGCTGGTCAGATATGGGAGCCTTTTACTGATGCCGTGATTCGGGTTGTCAATAATCTAGACAGACCGATAGTCTTTGTACTCTGGGGTGCTTATGCACGCAAGAAGAAGGCCTTGGTTACCAATCCTCACCACTTGATTATCGAATCAGCCCATCCTAGTCCTTTATCGGTTTATAGAGGATTTTGGGGTTCCAAGCCTTTTTCCAAGGCTAATGCATTCTTAAAAGAGATAGGACAAGAGCCAATCGATTGGCTTAGATAA
- a CDS encoding NUDIX hydrolase, producing the protein MPQLATICYIDNGKELLMLHRNKKPNDVHEGKWIGVGGKLERGETPQECAAREILEETGLKAKPVLKGVITFPEFTPDLDWYTYVFKVTEFEGDLIDCNEGTLEWVPYDEVLSKPTWEGDHTFVEWLLEDKPFFSAKFVYDGDKLLDTQVDFYE; encoded by the coding sequence ATGCCTCAGTTAGCGACTATTTGCTACATTGATAACGGAAAAGAACTGCTCATGCTCCATCGTAATAAGAAACCCAATGATGTCCACGAAGGCAAATGGATTGGTGTGGGTGGTAAGCTAGAGCGAGGGGAGACACCTCAGGAGTGCGCAGCGCGTGAAATCCTCGAAGAAACAGGCCTCAAAGCCAAGCCAGTACTTAAAGGTGTTATCACTTTTCCAGAATTCACACCAGATTTAGACTGGTACACCTATGTTTTTAAGGTGACAGAGTTTGAGGGTGACTTGATTGACTGCAATGAGGGGACGCTGGAATGGGTTCCCTATGACGAGGTTTTGAGCAAGCCAACTTGGGAAGGTGACCACACCTTTGTTGAGTGGCTTTTAGAGGACAAACCCTTCTTTTCAGCCAAGTTTGTTTATGATGGGGATAAATTATTGGATACCCAAGTCGATTTCTATGAATAA
- a CDS encoding dihydroorotase, with product MLLIKNGRVMDPKSGLDQVCDILVQDGKIVKIAAEIKEEGAELIDATGLVVAPGLVDIHVHFREPGQTHKEDIHTGALAAAAGGFTTVVMMANTSPTISDVETLQEVLQSAAKEKINVKTVATITKNFNGQDLTDFKALLEAGAVGFSDDGIPLESSKVVKEAMEEAKKLNTFISLHEEDPGLNGILGFNENIAKEHFHICGATGVAEYAMIARDVMIAYATKAHVHIQHLSKEESVKVVEFAQGLGAQVTAEVAPQHFSKTEALLLTQGSNAKMNPPLRLESDRRAVIEGLKSGVITVIATDHAPHHADEKNVEDITKAPSGMTGLETSLSLGLTYLVEAGELSLMELLEKMTVNPAKLYNFEAGYLAENGPADITIFDAKADRTIGPNFASKSANSPFIGETLKGQVKYTICKGQIVYQN from the coding sequence ATGCTACTTATCAAAAATGGTCGTGTAATGGATCCCAAGTCTGGTTTGGATCAAGTGTGTGATATTTTAGTCCAAGATGGAAAAATTGTCAAAATAGCTGCCGAAATCAAGGAAGAAGGAGCAGAGCTAATTGATGCTACTGGTCTTGTAGTTGCGCCTGGACTAGTCGATATCCATGTTCATTTCCGTGAACCTGGTCAGACCCACAAGGAGGACATCCATACTGGGGCACTAGCGGCTGCTGCAGGTGGTTTTACAACGGTTGTTATGATGGCTAATACTAGTCCAACCATTTCGGACGTAGAAACTTTGCAAGAAGTTCTTCAGTCAGCTGCCAAGGAAAAAATCAATGTCAAGACAGTTGCGACTATTACCAAGAACTTTAATGGACAAGACTTGACAGACTTTAAGGCGCTTTTAGAAGCAGGTGCGGTTGGTTTTTCTGATGACGGTATTCCGCTTGAGAGCAGTAAAGTGGTCAAGGAAGCCATGGAAGAAGCTAAAAAACTTAATACTTTTATTAGTCTTCATGAGGAAGATCCAGGTTTGAATGGGATTCTTGGATTTAACGAAAATATCGCTAAGGAACATTTTCATATCTGTGGAGCGACTGGGGTGGCTGAGTACGCTATGATTGCGCGTGATGTCATGATTGCCTACGCAACCAAGGCCCATGTTCACATCCAGCATTTGTCTAAGGAAGAAAGTGTCAAGGTAGTGGAATTCGCTCAAGGTCTGGGTGCGCAAGTCACAGCAGAAGTAGCACCACAACATTTCTCTAAGACAGAAGCTCTTCTTTTAACTCAAGGAAGCAATGCCAAAATGAATCCGCCGCTTCGTTTGGAATCAGATCGTCGTGCCGTGATTGAGGGTCTTAAGTCAGGTGTTATCACAGTTATTGCGACAGACCACGCACCTCACCATGCAGATGAGAAAAATGTAGAAGACATCACCAAAGCGCCATCTGGTATGACAGGTTTGGAAACCTCTCTTTCTCTTGGTTTGACTTATTTGGTGGAAGCTGGTGAGTTGAGCTTGATGGAATTGCTTGAAAAAATGACTGTCAATCCAGCCAAGCTTTACAACTTTGAAGCAGGTTACTTGGCTGAGAATGGTCCAGCAGATATCACTATCTTTGATGCCAAGGCTGATCGTACTATTGGTCCAAACTTCGCTTCAAAATCAGCTAATTCTCCATTTATTGGGGAAACTTTAAAAGGGCAGGTCAAATATACTATCTGTAAGGGACAAATCGTCTATCAAAACTAG
- a CDS encoding MATE family efflux transporter, whose translation MYPTHQFKDKFVLFLKIFFPILIYQFANYSASFVDTTMTGQYNTMDLAGVSTATSLWNPFFTFLTGIVSAMVPIIGHHLGRGKKEEVASDFYQFIYLAFGLSLVLLGMVVFLAPPVLNNIGLEAQVAAVAVSYLWYLSIGIIPLLLFSVIRSLLDSLGLTKLSMYLMLLLLPLNSGFNYLLIYGAFGFPELGGAGAGLGTSLAYWVLLGISLLVLFKQKRLKALHLEKRIPLNIDKIKEGVRLGLPIGGTVFAEVAIFSVVGLIMAKFSSLIIASHQSAMNFSSLMYAFPMSISSAMAIVVSYEVGAKRYEDAKTYARLGRVTALIFAGLTLSFLYIFRDRVANLYGNDPQFIETTAVFLTYSLFFQLADTFAAPLQGILRGYKDTIVPFYLGLIGYWGVAIPLGYLLDQVTDLGAFAYWIGLIASLIVSGCLYQWRLKTVMKRLS comes from the coding sequence ATGTATCCAACCCATCAATTTAAAGACAAGTTTGTCTTATTTCTTAAGATATTTTTCCCTATCCTGATTTATCAGTTTGCCAATTATTCTGCCTCATTTGTTGATACAACCATGACTGGGCAGTACAATACCATGGACTTGGCAGGAGTATCAACTGCAACGAGTCTATGGAATCCTTTCTTTACTTTTTTAACAGGGATTGTTTCGGCCATGGTTCCCATCATAGGCCATCATCTGGGACGGGGCAAAAAGGAAGAAGTAGCATCTGATTTTTACCAATTTATCTACTTGGCTTTCGGACTGTCTTTGGTCTTGCTTGGCATGGTAGTATTCTTAGCGCCACCTGTCTTAAACAACATCGGACTAGAAGCTCAAGTGGCGGCAGTTGCAGTTTCCTATCTTTGGTACCTGTCTATCGGGATTATTCCCTTGTTGCTTTTTAGTGTCATTCGGTCATTGTTAGATTCTCTTGGTTTGACCAAACTATCGATGTATCTGATGCTCCTATTACTTCCGCTCAATAGTGGTTTTAACTATCTCTTGATATATGGAGCATTCGGTTTTCCTGAGCTTGGTGGTGCAGGAGCAGGGCTAGGAACTTCGCTAGCCTATTGGGTTTTATTGGGCATTTCCCTGCTTGTTTTGTTCAAACAAAAAAGATTAAAAGCGTTACATCTTGAAAAACGGATTCCACTCAATATAGATAAAATCAAGGAAGGTGTTCGGCTAGGTCTACCAATCGGGGGAACCGTCTTTGCTGAAGTAGCTATCTTTTCTGTGGTTGGCTTGATCATGGCTAAGTTTTCATCGCTCATCATCGCAAGTCACCAGTCAGCTATGAACTTTTCGAGTCTCATGTACGCTTTTCCCATGAGTATTTCCTCTGCTATGGCGATTGTTGTGTCTTACGAGGTTGGGGCTAAACGTTATGAGGATGCAAAAACCTATGCTCGTCTGGGGAGAGTAACCGCCCTTATTTTTGCAGGTCTTACCCTGTCTTTTCTCTACATTTTTAGAGATCGTGTTGCAAATCTATATGGAAATGACCCTCAGTTCATTGAAACAACTGCTGTATTTCTAACCTACAGTCTCTTTTTTCAGTTAGCTGATACCTTTGCGGCTCCGCTCCAAGGAATTTTAAGAGGGTATAAGGACACTATCGTTCCTTTCTATCTTGGCCTAATCGGATATTGGGGAGTAGCGATACCTCTAGGATATCTACTAGATCAGGTAACTGACTTAGGGGCATTTGCCTACTGGATTGGGTTGATTGCCAGCTTGATTGTTTCTGGTTGTTTGTATCAATGGCGTTTGAAAACAGTAATGAAAAGATTGAGCTAA
- a CDS encoding thiamine pyrophosphate-dependent dehydrogenase E1 component subunit alpha → MSTLDKNLLLEMFRKMEEIRRMDLKIAQLVKKGKVPGMTHFSVGEEAANVGAMLALNPDDLITSNHRGHGQAIAKGIDLNGMMAEILGKYTGTCKGKGGSMHIADLDAGNLGANGIVGGGMGIAVGAALSQQMQHTGKIVVCFFGDGATNEGVFHEAVNMASIWKLPVIFYCINNGYGISADIKKMTNVEHIHQRSAAYGIPGMFIEDGNNVIDVYEGFKKAVDHVRGGNGPVLIESVTYRWLGHSSSDPGKYRTREEVELWKQKDPIENLRKYLIENNIASAEELEEIQAQVKEAVEASVKFAEESPFPPLESAFEDIYAD, encoded by the coding sequence ATGTCAACTTTAGATAAGAATCTTTTGCTAGAGATGTTCCGTAAGATGGAAGAAATCCGTCGCATGGACTTAAAAATTGCTCAGTTAGTGAAAAAGGGGAAAGTTCCCGGTATGACTCACTTTTCTGTCGGAGAGGAAGCTGCTAACGTTGGAGCGATGCTGGCTCTTAATCCAGATGATCTGATTACCTCAAATCACCGTGGACACGGGCAAGCTATTGCTAAGGGGATTGACCTCAACGGAATGATGGCTGAAATCCTTGGTAAGTACACCGGTACTTGTAAAGGAAAAGGTGGTTCCATGCATATCGCTGACCTTGATGCTGGTAACCTCGGTGCCAATGGTATCGTAGGTGGTGGTATGGGTATCGCTGTCGGTGCAGCCCTCAGTCAACAAATGCAACATACTGGGAAAATCGTTGTTTGTTTCTTTGGAGATGGGGCGACCAACGAAGGTGTTTTCCACGAAGCAGTGAACATGGCTTCTATTTGGAAACTTCCTGTTATTTTCTACTGCATTAACAACGGTTATGGGATTTCTGCGGATATCAAGAAAATGACCAATGTGGAGCATATCCATCAACGTAGTGCGGCATATGGAATTCCTGGAATGTTTATCGAAGATGGGAACAACGTCATCGATGTCTATGAAGGATTTAAGAAAGCTGTAGATCATGTTCGTGGTGGCAATGGCCCAGTCTTGATCGAAAGTGTAACCTATCGCTGGCTTGGTCACTCATCATCTGATCCTGGTAAATATCGTACGCGCGAAGAAGTGGAATTGTGGAAACAAAAAGACCCAATCGAAAACCTTCGCAAATACCTCATTGAAAACAATATTGCAAGTGCAGAAGAATTGGAAGAAATTCAAGCACAAGTCAAGGAAGCAGTAGAAGCTTCTGTTAAATTTGCAGAGGAAAGCCCATTCCCACCACTAGAATCAGCATTTGAAGATATTTACGCAGACTAA
- a CDS encoding alpha-ketoacid dehydrogenase subunit beta: protein METKTMSFRDTIILAMSEEMRRDENVFLMGEDVGVFGGDFGTSVGMLEEFGPERIRDCPISEAAISGAAAGAAMTGLRPIVDMTFMDFSVIAMDNIVNQAAKTRYMFGGKGQVPMTVRCAAGNGVGSAAQHSQSLESWFTHIPGLKVVAPGTPADMKGLLKSSIRDNNPVIILEYKSEFNQKGEVPVDPDYTIPLGVGEIKREGTDVTVVTYGKMLRRVVQAAEELAEEGISVEIVDPRTLVPLDKDIIINSVKKTGKVVLVNDAHKTSGYIGEISAIISESEAFDYLDAPIRRCAGEDVPMPYAQNLENAMIPTVESIKDAIRKTYNKE, encoded by the coding sequence ATGGAAACAAAAACAATGTCCTTCCGTGACACCATTATCCTTGCTATGTCTGAGGAAATGCGTCGCGATGAAAATGTATTCTTGATGGGAGAAGACGTCGGTGTCTTCGGAGGAGACTTCGGAACTTCTGTCGGAATGCTCGAAGAATTTGGTCCAGAACGTATCCGTGACTGTCCGATTTCTGAAGCTGCCATCTCTGGAGCAGCAGCAGGAGCAGCCATGACAGGACTTCGTCCAATCGTCGATATGACCTTCATGGACTTCTCGGTTATTGCCATGGACAATATCGTCAACCAAGCTGCTAAAACACGTTATATGTTTGGTGGGAAAGGTCAGGTTCCAATGACTGTACGTTGTGCAGCTGGTAACGGAGTTGGTTCTGCAGCTCAGCACTCTCAGTCTCTAGAGTCTTGGTTTACACACATCCCAGGTCTTAAGGTTGTAGCTCCAGGTACACCTGCTGACATGAAAGGACTTCTCAAGTCTTCTATCCGTGATAACAACCCTGTTATCATCCTTGAATACAAGTCAGAATTTAACCAAAAAGGGGAAGTGCCAGTTGATCCAGACTATACAATCCCACTTGGGGTTGGGGAAATCAAACGCGAAGGAACAGATGTAACAGTCGTTACTTATGGTAAAATGCTTCGCCGTGTGGTTCAAGCTGCTGAAGAATTAGCAGAAGAGGGAATTTCAGTTGAAATTGTGGACCCACGTACCCTCGTTCCACTTGATAAGGATATCATCATTAACTCAGTGAAGAAGACTGGTAAGGTCGTTCTGGTCAACGACGCCCACAAAACAAGTGGCTATATCGGAGAGATTTCAGCTATTATTTCAGAATCAGAAGCATTTGATTATCTAGATGCGCCAATCCGCCGTTGCGCCGGAGAAGATGTGCCAATGCCTTACGCGCAAAACCTTGAAAATGCAATGATTCCAACAGTTGAAAGCATCAAAGATGCCATCCGTAAGACATATAACAAAGAATAA
- a CDS encoding dihydrolipoamide acetyltransferase, which translates to MADDKLRATPAARKLADDLGINLYDVSGSGANGRVHKEDVETYKDTNVVRISPLAKRIALEHNIAWQEIQGTGHRGKIMKKDVLALLPENIENDTIKSPAQIEKVEEVPDNITPYGEIERIPMTPMRKVIAQRMVESYLTAPTFTLNYEVDMTEMLALRKKVLEPIMEATGKKTTVTDLLSLAVVKTLMKHPYINASLTEDGKTIITHNYVNLAMAVGMDNGLMTPVVYNAEKMSLSELVVAFKDVIGRTLDGKLAPSELQNSTFTISNLGMFGVQSFGPIINQPNSAIIGVSSTVEKPVVVNGEIVIRPIMSLGLTIDHRVVDGMAGAKFMKDLKALIENPISMLV; encoded by the coding sequence ATGGCTGATGACAAGCTAAGAGCGACTCCTGCGGCTAGAAAGTTAGCGGATGATCTAGGGATCAACCTCTACGACGTTTCTGGCTCAGGTGCAAACGGTCGTGTCCACAAAGAAGACGTGGAAACTTATAAAGACACAAATGTGGTTCGCATTTCGCCACTTGCAAAACGAATTGCCCTCGAACATAACATTGCTTGGCAGGAAATCCAAGGAACAGGTCATCGTGGTAAAATCATGAAGAAGGATGTTTTGGCCTTGCTTCCTGAAAATATCGAAAACGACACCATCAAGTCTCCTGCTCAGATTGAAAAAGTGGAAGAAGTTCCAGATAATATCACTCCTTATGGTGAGATTGAGCGTATTCCAATGACACCAATGCGTAAGGTTATCGCGCAACGTATGGTTGAATCTTACCTAACTGCGCCAACTTTCACACTTAACTATGAAGTTGATATGACTGAAATGCTGGCTCTTCGTAAGAAGGTTCTTGAGCCAATTATGGAAGCAACTGGTAAGAAGACTACTGTAACAGACCTTCTTTCACTCGCTGTTGTAAAAACATTGATGAAACACCCTTACATCAACGCTTCATTGACAGAAGACGGCAAGACCATTATCACTCATAACTATGTCAACCTTGCGATGGCGGTTGGTATGGATAATGGATTGATGACACCTGTTGTCTATAATGCTGAAAAAATGAGCTTGTCAGAGTTGGTCGTAGCCTTTAAGGATGTGATTGGTCGTACCTTGGACGGTAAATTGGCTCCAAGCGAACTGCAAAATTCAACCTTCACAATCAGTAACTTGGGAATGTTTGGCGTTCAGTCCTTCGGTCCGATTATTAACCAACCAAACTCAGCTATCATCGGGGTTAGCTCAACAGTTGAGAAACCTGTAGTTGTCAATGGTGAGATTGTTATTCGTCCTATCATGAGCCTGGGGTTAACTATTGACCACCGTGTCGTAGATGGTATGGCTGGTGCTAAGTTTATGAAAGACTTGAAAGCCTTAATTGAGAACCCAATCTCAATGTTGGTTTAA